ttacacatgggAATTAGCAAAATCCCCAACATCTCCCGTTTATGTCGTTCTCTATGTCAGAGTTTGGAGGCTTTGGGTCTGTAAGTGGGAAGATAGAGATCGAGATCAAGATCAACCACGAGGGAGAAGTGAACAGAGCCCGTTATATGCCTCAGAATCCTTGCATCATCGCCACCAAGACCCCCACCAGTGATGTGCTGGTCTTTGATTACACAAAGCACCCCTCGAAGCCCGGTAAGAACACGGCCAAGACACATTCTCCGAAGAGCTTTCGGAATCTTGTCCCTGCACCACTTCTGTTACATTGAATTTGTTGTCGTTGGAAGACCCGTCGGGAGAGTGCACCCCCGACCTGCGCCTGAGGGGCCATCAGAAAGAAGGCTACGGCCTCTCCTGGAACCCAAACCTCAGTGGTTGTCTCCTCAGTGCTTCTGATGATCATGTAAGTAACCTGtcactctcttcttctctgttctttttacagttttttttctttctgacccatctctgctctctgttaCAGACAATCTGCCTGTGGGACATTAGCACAGTGCCCAAGGAGGGGAAAATAGTGGATGCTAAGACCATCTTCACGGGCCACACCGCTGTGGTAGAAGACGTCTCCTGGCATTTGCTCCATGAGTCACTGTTCGGTTCTGTTGCCGACGACCAGAAACTCATGATGTGAGCTGCGCAAGATCTCTACGCCAGAATTCACTAACCTCTGTGATgacttgagaaaaaacaatgctgTTGAGTTTCAAATCTTTAACAATTGTTCCTTTCTGTGTTTTGGCACAGCTGGGATACGCGGTCGAACAACACCTCCAAGCCCAGCCATGCAGTGGACGCCCACACTGCCGAAGTCAACTGCTTGTCCTTCAATCCTTACAGCGAGTTCATCCTGGCCACTGGCTCTGCAGATAAGGTGGGTCCGCGCTCTGTACAGCCGTTACACAGCAAGTCGCTGTACACTGATGCATAGTCTATTCTTATCCTCTCCGTATAATGAGGTGGATCAGTGACAGCAGACTACTTTTAATTTTAGACGGTGGCTCTTTGGGACCTGAGGAACCTGAAGCTGAAGCTGCATTCGTTTGAGTCTCACAAAGACGAGATCTTCCAGGTAAGAAGTGAACCTCTGATCAGCTACATTCAAAGTGCTTTTCGGAAAAGCTTCAAAAGTTTGTAGTTGTCAACCAAcgtttataaatataaatgcatAAGAAATTCAAGTTCGTAGATTTGtaattgtttaatttaattaGGAAGAGTTGGTCTAGGTGGTGAGACACTGAATGAAAAGGGGCATTTGTGAACTTCAGTGTACAGCTGAGAGCAGACAACTGCATGTAAAACTCAAAATTCCCACACTTTGTGAAGTTATACAATGTTGAACCCAAAGCGGATTGAACAATAGCAATCCAGGCACAATGCAGTTTCCAATAAGAGCAAGTGGTTCATTAACTGTCGTTGTTTTTTCGATGGAAGACGACGTAATCTCTTTATCACATGCActgaaaaacaatgttttctgcACGTGCAAacttaaaacaaatgttgattTACAACTACAaacttatttcatatttattaacGTCACAAACTCATAATCTGTTTGACCTCCAAATTTGAGCACATGGATCTGAACTTATCTTGGGAACACTGGCCAGCAAgttaaaaatggaaattgagTGTAGTGGAATTGGGAGCAAAATTTACTCTGCAgaggaagttatgttttcatgcCTGTCttgtctgttggtttgttttttggattgCGCAAAAAGTACTGAATGGATTTTACTGACACTGCCAAGAAAGATCCCACTAAATTTTGGCACAGATCAAGGGAATTTCCCcccattttctttaacataagTGAGATATTTTCACCAAtgtcccagggaataatgcatccATCTTAATGGaataaatcaggcatatttaggggactgatagGGGCAGCGTGATTTCATTTTAAGgcctgttgggccttggtggaggtatgcttTCTGAGTGCCACTTTAGTTATGTGTATGATTATGATTAAAAGGGGCCATTGTAAATACAGAGCAGCCAAAAGGCAACAGTCAGCCAACTGTTGCTGAAAACTTTTAAGTGTCATTGGTGGTATATGgctatttgttttttagttttatgcTGATGAAATGCAACATCTGGCCCATCTCATCGCAACAGGTTCAGTGGTCTCCTCATAACGAAACCATCCTGGCCTCCAGCGGCACGGACAGAAGGCTCAACGTCTGGGACCTCAGTAAGATTGGAGAGGAGCAGTCTCCAGAGGATGCAGAGGATGGCCCGCCTGAGCTTCTGGTCAGTTCTATGGtggtagtgtgtgtgcatgcaaaggtgatttaaaatataaatatatatatatttcaaggGCTATAGTAAACCCCCCTACTGTTTGCCTCTAGTTCATACATGGAGGACACACAGCTAAGATCTCAGACTTCTCTTGGAACCC
The Scophthalmus maximus strain ysfricsl-2021 chromosome 15, ASM2237912v1, whole genome shotgun sequence DNA segment above includes these coding regions:
- the LOC118286435 gene encoding histone-binding protein RBBP4 isoform X1; translated protein: MADKDAAFDDAVEERVINEEYKIWKKNTPFLYDLVMTHALEWPSLTAQWLPDVTRPEGKDFSVHRLVLGTHTSDEQNHLVIASVQLPNDDAQFDASHYDSEKGEFGGFGSVSGKIEIEIKINHEGEVNRARYMPQNPCIIATKTPTSDVLVFDYTKHPSKPDPSGECTPDLRLRGHQKEGYGLSWNPNLSGCLLSASDDHTICLWDISTVPKEGKIVDAKTIFTGHTAVVEDVSWHLLHESLFGSVADDQKLMIWDTRSNNTSKPSHAVDAHTAEVNCLSFNPYSEFILATGSADKTVALWDLRNLKLKLHSFESHKDEIFQVQWSPHNETILASSGTDRRLNVWDLSKIGEEQSPEDAEDGPPELLFIHGGHTAKISDFSWNPNEPWVICSVSEDNIMQVWQMAENIYNDEDPEGAADSEVQA
- the LOC118286435 gene encoding histone-binding protein RBBP4 isoform X2, with amino-acid sequence MHPAAFDDAVEERVINEEYKIWKKNTPFLYDLVMTHALEWPSLTAQWLPDVTRPEGKDFSVHRLVLGTHTSDEQNHLVIASVQLPNDDAQFDASHYDSEKGEFGGFGSVSGKIEIEIKINHEGEVNRARYMPQNPCIIATKTPTSDVLVFDYTKHPSKPDPSGECTPDLRLRGHQKEGYGLSWNPNLSGCLLSASDDHTICLWDISTVPKEGKIVDAKTIFTGHTAVVEDVSWHLLHESLFGSVADDQKLMIWDTRSNNTSKPSHAVDAHTAEVNCLSFNPYSEFILATGSADKTVALWDLRNLKLKLHSFESHKDEIFQVQWSPHNETILASSGTDRRLNVWDLSKIGEEQSPEDAEDGPPELLFIHGGHTAKISDFSWNPNEPWVICSVSEDNIMQVWQMAENIYNDEDPEGAADSEVQA